From the genome of Spinacia oleracea cultivar Varoflay chromosome 2, BTI_SOV_V1, whole genome shotgun sequence, one region includes:
- the LOC110775513 gene encoding probable 3-hydroxyisobutyrate dehydrogenase-like 1, mitochondrial produces the protein MRWSRLINSFSLLRKHTTTNATPTPSSTFSLLRNHTMSTPEPIGPSTTKVGWIGTGVMGRSMCAHILKAGYKLTVFNRTISKAQPLLDQGAHLATSPAEVAAQSDVVFTIVGFPSDVKSVTDGVLSLLRPGGILIDMTTSDPTLAVEISTAAAAKSCASIDAPVSGGDRGARTATLSIFAGGDPAVVNSLSPLLSLMGTTYYMGGPGKGQSAKLANQITIASTMVGLVEGMIYAHKAKLELPLFLDAISKGAAGSKSLELYGGRILKRDFEAGFYVDHFVKDLGICLKECEKMGICLPGLGLAHQLYLSLKAHGEGGLGTQALVLALERLNNVSLDSGSG, from the coding sequence ATGCGGTGGTCACGCTTAATCaactcattctctctcctccgcaaACACACCACCACCAACGCTACACCAACACCATcctcaactttctctctcctcagaaATCACACCATGTCCACACCCGAACCCATCGGCCCATCAACCACCAAAGTGGGTTGGATCGGTACCGGCGTAATGGGTCGATCCATGTGCGCTCACATTCTCAAAGCCGGCTACAAACTTACCGTCTTCAACCGCACTATCTCAAAAGCCCAACCTTTACTCGATCAAGGGGCCCACTTAGCTACCTCCCCCGCCGAAGTCGCCGCCCAATCCGACGTCGTTTTCACCATCGTAGGTTTCCCATCCGACGTCAAATCAGTTACCGACGGTGTACTTTCTCTCCTCCGACCAGGTGGAATCCTCATTGATATGACCACTTCCGATCCCACCCTCGCCGTCGAAATCTCCACCGCAGCCGCCGCTAAATCTTGCGCCTCAATAGACGCACCCGTCTCCGGCGGCGACCGTGGAGCTCGCACAGCCACCCTCTCCATCTTCGCCGGTGGAGATCCCGCCGTGGTGAACTCCCTCTCTCCGCTCCTCTCCCTGATGGGGACCACCTACTACATGGGCGGTCCCGGAAAAGGGCAATCGGCGAAACTAGCAAATCAAATAACGATCGCTTCGACAATGGTGGGTTTAGTTGAGGGTATGATTTACGCACACAAGGCGAAGTTAGAGCTACCATTGTTCTTGGATGCGATATCGAAAGGGGCGGCAGGGTCGAAGAGCTTGGAATTATATGGCGGGAGGATATTGAAGAGGGATTTTGAAGCTGGGTTTTATGTAGATCATTTTGTTAAGGATTTAGGGATTTGTTTGAAAGAGTGTGAGAAAATGGGGATTTGTTTACCTGGGTTAGGGTTAGCTCATCAGTTGTATCTTTCACTTAAGGCTCATGGG
- the LOC110775517 gene encoding mitochondrial import inner membrane translocase subunit TIM17-1-like: MAAYDPPPTFTYRIAKEAGTGFSIGALASTPYHFYKGIASMPRGSRITGGLQNIRMRSPATAGSWAVWCSLFGASECAAAHLRAKEDPWNTIIGGAAASGILTLRKGPGPTVRAALFTGWLIGLVEGVQIVMANRFKSTAQGVPVQIVQQEPAGALPDDLRLFLSSTQLSINEKQN, encoded by the coding sequence ATGGCAGCCTATGATCCACCACCCACTTTCACCTACAGAATCGCCAAAGAAGCCGGCACCGGTTTTTCCATCGGCGCACTAGCCAGCACACCGTACCACTTCTACAAGGGTATAGCTTCCATGCCAAGAGGCTCCCGTATCACCGGAGGCCTCCAGAACATCCGTATGCGTTCTCCAGCTACCGCGGGTTCTTGGGCTGTTTGGTGTTCTCTCTTCGGCGCTTCAGAGTGTGCTGCTGCTCACCTCCGTGCCAAGGAGGACCCTTGGAACACCATTATCGGGGGGGCTGCAGCTTCCGGGATTCTCACTCTTCGCAAAGGGCCCGGTCCTACTGTCAGGGCGGCACTTTTTACCGGGTGGCTCATCGGGCTTGTAGAAGGGGTTCAGATTGTGATGGCTAACCGGTTCAAATCTACGGCCCAGGGGGTTCCGGTACAAATCGTACAACAGGAGCCCGCCGGTGCGTTACCCGACGACCTACGCCTATTTTTGAGTTCAACTCAATTAAGCATCAACGAAAAACAAAATTAA